Proteins co-encoded in one Pseudophryne corroboree isolate aPseCor3 chromosome 1, aPseCor3.hap2, whole genome shotgun sequence genomic window:
- the LOC135022432 gene encoding interferon lambda-3-like, producing MDIRLVTITILVVAVSGSPQRRHCPVSRYLSVSPTDVKLLRQLQSDSEKNMSINATRCYRRMMRHKPSVCDLEPSDRLILTLERVSLATDVLTNMSTSAVPDAVSQSLMAFLTLRDDLMICRESPEYREPASQRLRPWLHHLQRFTEAASPECVQGAVLLSLISLRVEDVTCWAAGKLVR from the coding sequence ATGGACATCAGACTTGTGACCATCACCATACTAGTGGTGGCAGTGAGTGGATCCCCGCAAAGAAGACACTGCCCGGTGTCCCGGTATTTATCCGTGTCTCCCACTGACGTCAAACTCCTGAGACAGCTGCAAAGTGATTCTGAGAAGAACATGTCCATCAATGCAACCAGATGTTACAGGAGAATGATGAGACACAAGCCGTCTGTATGTGACCTGGAGCCCAGTGACCGCCTGATCCTGACCTTGGAGCGAGTGTCACTAGCTACAGATGTACTGACCAATATGTCCACATCTGCTGTGCCCGACGCTGTATCACAGTCACTTATGGCTTTCCTCACACTGAGAGATGACCTGATGATCTGTAGGGAGTCACCAGAATACAGAGAACCTGCCTCccagcggctgaggccctggctgcaCCACCTCCAACGTTTTACAGAAGCAGCATCTCCAGAATGTGTCCAGGGAGCTGTGTTACTCAGCCTCATCTCACTAAGGGTAGAAGATGTGACTTGTTGGGCTGCAGGAAAGCTTGTCAGGTGA